The Vidua chalybeata isolate OUT-0048 chromosome 21, bVidCha1 merged haplotype, whole genome shotgun sequence genome contains a region encoding:
- the LHX3 gene encoding LIM/homeobox protein Lhx3, translating to MLLERVRAGSEKAAELCPFPRSPEIPLCAGCNQHIVDRFILKVLDRHWHSKCLKCSDCQTQLAEKCFSRGDGVYCKEDFFKRFGTKCAACQQGIPPTQVVRRAQDFVYHLHCFACIVCKRQLATGDEFYLMEDSRLVCKADYETAKQREAESTAKRPRTTITAKQLETLKNAYNNSPKPARHVREQLSSETGLDMRVVQVWFQNRRAKEKRLKKDAGRQRWGQYFRNMKRSRGTSKSDKDSIQEEGPDSDAEVSFTDEPSMSEMSHSNGIYSNLSEASPALGRQAGTNGSFALEHGGIPAQDQYHDLRSNSPYGIPPSPASLQALPGHQPLISSLVYPDNGLAIMGQSGPGVPQPMRVLAGNGPSSDLSTGSSGGYPDFPASPASWLDEVDHAQF from the exons ATGCTGCTGGAGCGGGTCCGCGCCGGTTCGGAGAAGGCAGCGGAGCTCTGCCCCTTCCCGCGGAGCCCAG AGATCCCGCTGTGCGCCGGCTGCAACCAGCACATCGTGGACAGGTTCATCCTCAAGGTCCTGGACCGGCACTGGCACAGCAAGTGCCTGAAATGCTCCGACTGCCAGACGCAGCTGGCCGAGAAGTGCTTCAGCCGCGGGGACGGCGTCTACTGCAAGGAAGACTTCTTCAA GCGCTTCGGGACGAAGTGTGCCGCCTGCCAGCAGGGCATCCCCCCGACCCAGGTGGTGCGCCGGGCCCAGGACTTCGTTTACCACCTGCACTGCTTCGCCTGCATCGTCTGCAAGCGGCAGCTGGCCACCGGCGACGAGTTCTACCTCATGGAGGACAGCAGGCTGGTCTGCAAGGCGGACTACGAGACGGCCAAGCAGAGAG AGGCTGAGTCTACGGCCAAGAGGCCCCGCACGACCATCACGGCCAAGCAGCTGGAGACCCTCAAAAACGCTTATAACAACTCGCCCAAACCCGCGCGGCACGTCCGGGAGCAGCTTTCGTCGGAGACGGGGCTGGACATGCGGGTGGTGCAG GTCTGGTTCCAGAACCGCAGGGCCAAGGAGAAAAGGCTGAAGAAGGACGCGGGGAGGCAGCGGTGGGGGCAGTACTTCAGGAACATGAAGCGATCCCGGGGGACATCCAAGTCCGACAAGGACAGCATCCAGGAGGAGGGGCCCGACAGCGACGCCGAGGTTTCCTTCACAG atgAGCCCTCCATGTCCGAAATGAGCCATTCCAATGGGATTTACAGCAACCTCAGCGAAGCCTCCCCTGCGCTGGGGCGGCAGGCTGGCACCAACGGGAGCTTCGCCCTGGAGCACGGCGGGATCCCGGCTCAGGACCAGTACCACGACCTGCGCTCCAACAGCCCCTACGGCATCCCCCCGTCCCCGGCgtccctgcaggctctgccaggCCACCAGCCCTTAATCTCCAGCTTGGTTTACCCAGACAACGGCTTGGCCATCATGGGACAGAGCGGACCAGGGGTGCCCCAGCCCATGAGGGTCCTGGCCGGGAATGGACCAAGCTCCGACCTCTCCACCGGCAGCAGCGGGGGGTACCCGGATTTCCCGGCCAGCCCGGCCTCCTGGCTGGATGAGGTGGACCACGCTCAGTTTTGA